The following are encoded in a window of Acidobacteriota bacterium genomic DNA:
- a CDS encoding SUMF1/EgtB/PvdO family nonheme iron enzyme: MTQPTYVFLSYAKGDLAAASALEAALRAAGLRVFRDRSDIRPSDHWPLKIHQALCECERMVLLLSPHSMPYHKETFAEWFFFEQQGKPIFPLLLADCQLFYRLPFTQHMDVRGGLDAVLPQLLACLAEPVESAPPLPPAETIAIVPDAEKPVALVEAQAALAAVADAAPQPVVLTEAEAEAIAAHPPADVRAYRLSRVAAWSLPRYQLDRRFVSLTLTLDQGEEAQERFVPARQMRFNDLREVLAAADTDRALVLLGAPGGGKSTVLRRLQLDHSLDRLRDERDEISFLLPLNSYPADYPPPRQWLNACWAQFYPHLPPLESWLANGRALLLLDALNEMPHRDAAEYFDAVARWRAFVQEAAAQGNRLVFTCRSLDYSARLSAPELRVPQVQVQPMDDEQVRAFLFAYCPAHAAQHWEPLRRSAQFALYRTPYLLKLLSDQLTATGKLPAGRAALFTGFVRQALARESNAPLFQPLGTHRFQRAEVATDTSMPEEVPSASVRPMPSLHAGSGAYPGAYPGSSSDELLTEDDHLKLNHQTWRDDFDLPDDGALLPGLSALALAMQRQGQERLAEAEARRVLAQPRSRDVLKAGLALGLLDKDLARAEIGFFHQLLREYFAARQLAQAPDAALAHVEWEAARVTPSLTETLAGLASNDPLPPLAQTGWEETLLTAAPMLSDVAGFIRELLPHNLPLAGRCAAAPDVTVGAAFKRELQDALIQRAQDFKRADLRARIAAGEALGQLGDARFTLRQGAHGAYLLPPLVTIAAGEYPIGLNQSDYEDETPQIKVRLAAFEIGQFPVTNAEYAHFIAARGYEDEQWWDTAEARAWRSGESTAQGEKGSWRDFRKQLQSYSEDELRGMVQTNRATPDEVDDWLETRNWSDKEFEQWLDDEFPPGTFYREPRYWNDARFNQLAQPVVGVSWFEARAYGKWLTANVADGRDFRLPTEFEFEAAARGQAGRLFPYGNKFDKERGNTFESHLRRTTPVGIFDNATPEKAYDLTGNAYTWTLSLYDQQRFGYRQGDVAGRDDIHATNVKRVLRGGSWIDDGGVARSVYRNVNLPGVRFNDSGFRVVVVRPPS; this comes from the coding sequence ATGACACAGCCAACTTACGTCTTTCTCTCTTATGCCAAAGGCGATCTCGCTGCCGCCAGCGCGTTGGAAGCCGCGTTGCGCGCAGCGGGCTTGCGAGTCTTTCGTGACCGCAGCGACATTCGCCCCAGCGACCACTGGCCGCTCAAGATTCATCAGGCGCTGTGCGAATGTGAGCGGATGGTCTTGCTGCTCTCGCCGCACTCGATGCCATATCACAAAGAGACCTTTGCCGAATGGTTCTTTTTCGAGCAACAGGGCAAACCGATTTTTCCGTTGCTGCTGGCCGATTGCCAGTTGTTTTATCGCCTGCCTTTCACCCAACACATGGACGTGCGCGGCGGTTTGGATGCCGTTCTGCCGCAGTTGCTGGCGTGCCTGGCTGAACCGGTCGAATCCGCGCCGCCATTGCCGCCCGCCGAAACCATCGCCATTGTGCCGGATGCCGAAAAACCGGTGGCGCTTGTCGAGGCGCAAGCCGCCCTCGCCGCCGTCGCTGACGCTGCGCCCCAGCCCGTCGTGCTCACTGAAGCCGAAGCCGAGGCCATCGCCGCGCATCCGCCCGCCGATGTGCGCGCATACAGGCTGTCGCGCGTGGCGGCCTGGTCGTTGCCGCGTTATCAACTCGACCGGCGTTTCGTCAGTTTGACGCTCACGCTCGATCAGGGCGAAGAGGCGCAGGAACGCTTTGTGCCTGCGCGGCAGATGCGTTTCAACGATTTGCGCGAGGTGTTGGCGGCGGCTGACACAGACCGCGCGCTGGTGTTGCTGGGCGCGCCGGGCGGCGGCAAATCCACCGTCTTGCGGCGGCTGCAACTCGATCACAGCCTCGATCGGTTGCGCGACGAACGGGACGAAATCAGTTTTCTGCTGCCGTTGAACAGCTATCCCGCTGATTATCCGCCGCCGCGCCAGTGGCTCAACGCATGCTGGGCGCAGTTCTATCCGCATCTGCCACCGCTCGAAAGCTGGCTGGCAAACGGGCGCGCGTTGTTGTTGCTGGATGCGCTCAACGAAATGCCGCACCGCGACGCGGCGGAATACTTCGACGCCGTGGCGCGTTGGCGCGCCTTTGTGCAGGAAGCCGCCGCGCAAGGCAACCGGCTGGTGTTCACCTGCCGCAGCCTCGATTACAGCGCACGCTTGAGCGCGCCCGAATTGCGTGTGCCCCAGGTGCAGGTGCAGCCGATGGATGACGAACAGGTGCGCGCATTCCTGTTCGCCTATTGTCCGGCGCACGCCGCGCAGCATTGGGAACCGTTGCGGCGCTCCGCCCAATTCGCGCTCTATCGCACGCCATATTTGCTCAAATTGTTGAGCGATCAACTCACGGCGACGGGCAAACTGCCGGCGGGCCGCGCGGCTCTGTTCACAGGTTTTGTGCGGCAGGCGTTGGCGCGCGAAAGCAATGCGCCTTTGTTCCAACCCCTGGGTACGCACCGCTTCCAGCGTGCGGAGGTGGCAACAGACACGTCAATGCCGGAGGAGGTTCCCTCGGCATCAGTTCGTCCAATGCCAAGCCTGCACGCTGGAAGCGGTGCGTACCCAGGTGCGTACCCAGGTTCATCCTCGGACGAATTGCTGACGGAAGACGATCACCTCAAGCTCAATCATCAAACCTGGCGCGACGATTTCGACTTGCCGGACGACGGCGCGTTGCTGCCCGGCCTGAGCGCGCTGGCGCTGGCAATGCAACGGCAGGGTCAGGAACGGCTGGCCGAAGCCGAGGCCCGCCGCGTGCTGGCCCAGCCGCGCAGTCGCGATGTGCTGAAAGCCGGGCTTGCGCTCGGCCTGCTCGACAAAGACCTGGCGCGCGCCGAGATCGGATTTTTTCACCAATTGTTGCGCGAGTATTTTGCCGCGCGCCAACTGGCCCAGGCACCCGACGCGGCGCTCGCGCACGTCGAGTGGGAAGCGGCCCGCGTCACGCCGTCGCTGACAGAGACGCTGGCCGGATTGGCCTCCAACGATCCGCTGCCGCCGCTGGCGCAAACCGGTTGGGAAGAAACCTTGCTGACCGCCGCGCCGATGCTGAGTGATGTGGCCGGGTTCATACGGGAATTGCTGCCGCACAATTTGCCGCTGGCCGGACGTTGCGCCGCCGCGCCCGATGTGACCGTCGGCGCGGCCTTCAAGCGTGAATTGCAGGACGCGCTCATTCAACGCGCACAGGATTTCAAACGCGCCGATTTGCGCGCGCGCATTGCGGCGGGCGAGGCGCTGGGGCAATTGGGCGATGCGCGCTTCACCCTGCGCCAGGGCGCGCACGGCGCTTACCTGTTGCCGCCGCTTGTCACCATCGCCGCTGGTGAATATCCCATCGGTTTGAACCAGAGCGATTACGAAGACGAAACGCCGCAAATCAAAGTGCGCTTGGCGGCCTTTGAGATCGGGCAGTTCCCCGTGACCAATGCCGAGTATGCGCATTTCATCGCGGCACGAGGTTACGAAGACGAACAATGGTGGGACACGGCGGAAGCCCGCGCCTGGCGCAGTGGCGAGAGTACGGCACAAGGAGAAAAGGGCAGTTGGCGCGACTTTCGCAAACAGCTTCAGAGTTATTCAGAAGACGAATTGCGCGGAATGGTTCAGACAAACCGTGCCACGCCTGACGAAGTGGATGATTGGTTGGAGACGCGCAACTGGTCGGACAAAGAGTTCGAGCAATGGCTTGATGATGAATTTCCTCCGGGTACTTTCTATCGGGAACCGCGATACTGGAATGACGCGCGGTTCAACCAGCTCGCGCAGCCTGTGGTCGGCGTCTCGTGGTTCGAGGCGCGCGCCTATGGCAAGTGGCTGACAGCGAATGTCGCCGATGGGCGCGACTTTCGCTTGCCGACCGAATTTGAGTTCGAGGCGGCGGCGCGCGGCCAGGCGGGCAGGCTGTTTCCTTACGGCAACAAATTCGACAAGGAGCGCGGCAATACGTTTGAGAGCCACCTGCGGCGCACGACGCCCGTCGGCATCTTTGACAACGCGACGCCTGAAAAGGCTTATGACCTGACGGGCAATGCTTATACCTGGACGCTTTCGCTTTATGATCAACAACGTTTTGGCTACCGGCAGGGCGATGTGGCAGGGCGCGACGACATTCACGCGACGAACGTTAAGCGTGTCCTGCGGGGCGGCTCGTGGATCGACGATGGTGGCGTCGCGCGCTCTGTGTACCGCAACGTCAATCTTCCCGGCGTCCGCTTCAACGATTCCGGTTTTCGGGTCGTGGTAGTGCGTCCCCCTTCTTAG
- the avd gene encoding diversity-generating retroelement protein Avd: MTILTRCYDLLAWLLPKVERFPKAYRHTLTQRLLDAALDFQEHLFDAQSQSGAARQKQLRAADAHLNKLRLYLRLAHQFGWLNHGQYQHVSLMVAELGRLLGGWLKAEA; the protein is encoded by the coding sequence ATGACGATTCTGACGCGCTGTTATGATTTATTGGCGTGGCTCTTGCCCAAAGTCGAACGCTTTCCCAAAGCGTACCGCCACACCCTGACGCAGCGTTTGCTGGACGCCGCGCTCGATTTTCAGGAGCACCTGTTCGACGCGCAAAGCCAGAGCGGCGCGGCACGGCAAAAACAATTGCGCGCCGCCGATGCGCACCTGAACAAACTCAGGTTGTATTTGCGCCTGGCGCATCAATTCGGCTGGCTCAATCACGGGCAATATCAGCACGTCAGTCTCATGGTCGCGGAATTGGGCCGCTTGTTGGGCGGTTGGCTCAAGGCGGAGGCGTAA
- a CDS encoding RNA-dependent DNA polymerase codes for MDIIRGSLYSQISAWPNLLAAYQQAARGKRGKGAAAAFEHQLADRLLHLQAELAAFTYQPGAYVNFTIYEPKQRRVSAAPFRDRVVHHALCNLIEPLFEAHFHADSYANRVGQGTHRAVDRLQYFARRFRYALRLDVVKHFPSLDHAILLDLLRATLTDDATLWLCERLIQSGAGVLADEYEMVFFPGDDLFAVNRPRGLPIGNLTSQFWSNVYLDPLDRFVTQTLGCPAYLRYVDDFCLFSDSKRQLYAWKRAVIECLAQLRLTVHAAPAQVIPCAHGIPWLGFVVYPTQRRVKARNVVKFARRLRDRWSEYCAGQISFAEFDASVQGWINHVRYADTWGLREHVLGQGLVFERPAPD; via the coding sequence TTGGACATCATCCGTGGTTCTCTCTATTCCCAAATCAGCGCCTGGCCGAATCTGCTGGCGGCCTATCAACAAGCGGCGCGCGGCAAACGCGGTAAAGGGGCCGCTGCCGCATTTGAACATCAACTCGCCGACCGGTTGTTGCACCTGCAAGCGGAACTGGCCGCGTTCACTTACCAGCCGGGCGCTTACGTCAATTTTACGATTTACGAACCCAAACAACGGCGGGTGAGCGCCGCGCCCTTCCGCGACCGCGTCGTGCATCACGCGCTCTGCAACCTGATCGAGCCGCTCTTTGAAGCGCACTTCCACGCCGACTCTTATGCCAACCGCGTGGGCCAGGGGACGCATCGCGCGGTTGATCGGTTGCAGTATTTTGCCCGGCGCTTTCGTTACGCGCTGCGGTTGGATGTGGTCAAACACTTCCCCTCACTCGATCACGCCATCCTGCTGGATTTGTTGCGCGCGACGCTGACCGATGACGCGACGCTGTGGCTGTGCGAACGCCTTATTCAGAGCGGCGCGGGCGTGCTCGCTGACGAATACGAGATGGTGTTTTTCCCTGGCGATGATTTGTTCGCGGTCAATCGTCCGCGCGGCTTGCCCATCGGCAATTTGACCAGCCAGTTTTGGAGCAATGTCTATCTCGACCCGTTAGACCGGTTTGTCACGCAAACGCTCGGCTGCCCGGCCTATTTGCGTTACGTGGATGATTTTTGTTTGTTCAGCGACAGCAAGCGCCAGTTGTATGCATGGAAACGCGCCGTCATTGAGTGCCTCGCCCAATTGCGCCTGACCGTTCATGCCGCGCCTGCCCAGGTCATTCCCTGCGCGCACGGCATCCCGTGGTTGGGCTTTGTGGTCTATCCGACCCAGCGCCGCGTCAAGGCGCGCAACGTCGTCAAATTCGCGCGCCGTTTGCGCGACCGTTGGAGCGAGTATTGCGCCGGCCAGATCAGCTTTGCCGAATTCGATGCTTCGGTGCAAGGCTGGATCAATCACGTGCGCTATGCCGACACCTGGGGCTTGCGCGAACACGTGCTGGGACAGGGGTTGGTGTTTGAACGCCCCGCCCCAGATTGA